The following proteins come from a genomic window of Gossypium raimondii isolate GPD5lz chromosome 5, ASM2569854v1, whole genome shotgun sequence:
- the LOC105770061 gene encoding alkylbase DNA glycosidase-like protein mag2 → MGEQASGQPQPQAQSQPSNDSSDATQCQTQRQAQTLTKTENSNDAFAAAAPTVTTALVVSASTELTDGSPLTSSPPSKIPSRPRKIRKLSPDSNSEPNASQQATTSTTSTSVAVPLKTVPRAPKAKLSQHRALVVAPQFFARSLSCEGEVETAVRHLRNADPLLASLIDLHPPPTFDTFQTPFLALTRSILYQQLAFKAGTSIYTRFIALCGGENGVVPETVLSLTPQQLRQIGVSGRKASYLHDLARKYQTGILSDSAIVNMDDKSLFTMLTMVNGIGSWSVHMFMIFSLHRPDVLPINDLGIRKGVQLLYSLEELPRPSQMDQLCEKWRPYRSVASWYLWRFVEAKGAPSSAAAVAAGASLQPLPQEEHQHQQQPQLLDSINSILDLGACTWGQ, encoded by the exons ATGGGCGAACAAGCCTCGGGACAGCCTCAACCACAGGCTCAATCTCAGCCTTCAAACGACTCTTCCGACGCGACCCAATGCCAAACCCAAAGGCAAGCCCAAACTCTAACTAAAACTGAAAACTCGAATGATGCCTTCGCCGCCGCTGCTCCCACCGTTACTACCGCCCTCGTTGTCTCTGCTTCAACGGAACTCACCGATGGTTCTCCCCTTACATCCTCTCCTCCTTCTAAAATCCCTTCTCGCCCTAGAAAAATCCGGAAACTCTCCCCTGACTCGAATTCCGAACCGAATGCCTCCCAACAAGCGACGACTTCCACAACATCAACATCCGTAGCGGTGCCGCTTAAAACCGTCCCCAGAGCTCCCAAAGCAAAACTCAGTCAGCATCGAGCCCTAGTGGTGGCTCCCCAATTCTTTGCTCGGTCCCTCTCTTGTGAAGGCGAGGTTGAAACCGCCGTTCGACACCTCCGTAACGCCGATCCCCTCCTTGCTTCGTTGATCGATCTCCATCCGCCTCCAACCTTCGACACTTTCCAGACCCCTTTCCTCGCTCTCACCCGAAGCATTCTCTACCAACAGCTCGCTTTCAAAGCTGGAACTTCCATCTACACTCGCTTCATCGCTCTCTGCGGCGGCGAAAACGGTGTGGTTCCCGAGACTGTTCTTTCCTTAACCCCTCAACAGCTACGGCAAATTGGTGTCTCAGGACGAAAAGCGAGTTATCTTCACGATCTCGCGAGGAAATACCAGACAGGGATATTATCAGACTCCGCGATTGTAAATATGGATGATAAGTCACTTTTTACCATGCTTACTATGGTCAATGGGATCGGTTCTTGGTCCGTTCATATGTTTATGATCTTCTCGCTTCATAGACCCGATGTTTTACCGATTAATGATCTCGGGATTCGGAAAGGGGTTCAGTTACTCTACAGTTTGGAGGAGTTGCCGAGGCCTTCGCAGATGGATCAATTGTGTGAGAAATGGAGGCCTTATAGGTCAGTTGCTTCGTGGTATCTCTGGAGGTTTGTGGAGGCCAAAGGAGCACCTTCTAGTGCAGCCGCTGTTGCTGCTGGTGCTAGTCTTCAGCCACTGCCGCAAGAGGAGCATCAACATCAGCAGCAGCCCCAGCTTCTCGATTCCATTAATAGCATTCTGGACCTTGG GGCCTGTACTTGGGGGCAATGA
- the LOC105770062 gene encoding uncharacterized protein LOC105770062 isoform X1 gives MEDKTCPFKIILGSSSIARRNILAEMGYEFSLMSADIDEKGIRKEKPEELVMALAEAKADSIVSKLQTMNNQDKDERPTILIAADTVVVYEGVVREKPANEKEAREFIKGYSGGHAATVGSVIVTNLKTGFRKGEWDRVEIYFHKIPDEIIEKLIEEGAVLHVAGGLIIEHPLIMPYVKEVVGTTDSVMGLPKALTEKLIKEAL, from the exons ATGGAAGACAAAACTTGTCCCTTCAAG ATAATATTGGGTTCATCTTCCATAGCTCGCCGTAATATATTAGCTGAAATGGGATATGAATTCAGTCTCATg AGTGCAGATATTGATGAGAAAGGTATCAGAAAGGAGAAGCCTGAAGAGTTAGTCATGGCTCTTGCTGAAGCGAAG GCTGATTCCATTGTATCAAAGCTACAAACTATGAATAATCAAGACAAGGATGAGAGACCAACTATTTTGATTGCTGCTGATACA GTGGTGGTCTATGAAGGTGTTGTACGTGAAAAGCCAGCCAATGAGAAAGAAGCGCGTGAATTTATAAAAG GTTATTCGGGTGGGCATGCGGCAACCGTGGGATCTGTTATTGTTACGAACCTTAAAACTGGATTTAGAAAAGGAGAATGGGACAGAGTCGAG ATATATTTTCACAAAATACCAGATGAGATCATCGAGAAACTG ATTGAGGAAGGGGCTGTATTACATGTTGCTGGAGGACTGATTATCGAGCATCCTTTGATAATGCCATATGTTAAAGAAGTG GTAGGGACAACGGACAGTGTGATGGGATTGCCGAAAGCTCTCACGGAGAAACTAATAAAAGAAGCCCTCTAG
- the LOC105770062 gene encoding uncharacterized protein LOC105770062 isoform X2 — protein MGYEFSLMSADIDEKGIRKEKPEELVMALAEAKADSIVSKLQTMNNQDKDERPTILIAADTVVVYEGVVREKPANEKEAREFIKGYSGGHAATVGSVIVTNLKTGFRKGEWDRVEIYFHKIPDEIIEKLIEEGAVLHVAGGLIIEHPLIMPYVKEVVGTTDSVMGLPKALTEKLIKEAL, from the exons ATGGGATATGAATTCAGTCTCATg AGTGCAGATATTGATGAGAAAGGTATCAGAAAGGAGAAGCCTGAAGAGTTAGTCATGGCTCTTGCTGAAGCGAAG GCTGATTCCATTGTATCAAAGCTACAAACTATGAATAATCAAGACAAGGATGAGAGACCAACTATTTTGATTGCTGCTGATACA GTGGTGGTCTATGAAGGTGTTGTACGTGAAAAGCCAGCCAATGAGAAAGAAGCGCGTGAATTTATAAAAG GTTATTCGGGTGGGCATGCGGCAACCGTGGGATCTGTTATTGTTACGAACCTTAAAACTGGATTTAGAAAAGGAGAATGGGACAGAGTCGAG ATATATTTTCACAAAATACCAGATGAGATCATCGAGAAACTG ATTGAGGAAGGGGCTGTATTACATGTTGCTGGAGGACTGATTATCGAGCATCCTTTGATAATGCCATATGTTAAAGAAGTG GTAGGGACAACGGACAGTGTGATGGGATTGCCGAAAGCTCTCACGGAGAAACTAATAAAAGAAGCCCTCTAG
- the LOC105765769 gene encoding protein RADIALIS-like 3, giving the protein MASGSNWTPKQNKLFENALAIYDKDTPDRWHKLARAVGGKTVEEVKLHYQNLVDDIKQIESGHVPLPPYKKAGGNQGYNNFMDDEEPRMRNLRL; this is encoded by the exons ATGGCGTCAGGTTCGAACTGGACGCCAAAGCAAAACAAGTTGTTCGAGAACGCTTTAGCTATCTACGACAAGGATACACCAGACCGGTGGCACAAGCTAGCCAGGGCTGTCGGGGGGAAGACCGTGGAGGAAGTGAAGTTGCATTACCAGAACCTTGTGGATGACATCAAGCAGATAGAGTCTGGGCACGTGCCTTTGCCCCCTTATAAGAAAGCTGGAGGGAACCAAGGATACAACAATTTCATGGACGATGAAGAACCAAG GATGAGGAATCTCAGGCTTTAG